From a single Lewinella sp. LCG006 genomic region:
- a CDS encoding 3-oxoacyl-ACP synthase: MMQLKQRLHQTCLANLAAKMTDLQKAIDSIEESKRNETKSSAGDKYETGRAMMQMEADKITAQLELAKQTHSQLLQINLEQHHGHIRQGSLVVTDQRTYFLSVSLGRVVVSEKECFCLSSDAPIGQLLLGKRVGEEIVFNGKKEKILEVY; encoded by the coding sequence ATGATGCAATTGAAACAGCGACTTCATCAGACTTGCCTGGCCAACCTCGCCGCTAAGATGACCGATCTACAAAAGGCCATCGACTCGATTGAGGAATCCAAGCGGAACGAAACCAAAAGCAGTGCCGGTGATAAATACGAGACGGGCCGTGCCATGATGCAGATGGAAGCTGATAAAATAACTGCCCAATTAGAGTTGGCGAAGCAAACGCACAGCCAGCTCCTGCAAATCAATCTTGAGCAACACCATGGCCACATCCGCCAAGGTAGTTTGGTGGTTACCGATCAGCGGACGTATTTTCTGTCAGTGAGCCTGGGGCGAGTCGTCGTATCGGAAAAGGAATGTTTTTGTCTTTCGTCGGATGCGCCCATTGGGCAGCTGCTGCTGGGGAAAAGGGTAGGGGAGGAGATTGTCTTTAATGGTAAGAAAGAGAAGATTCTTGAGGTTTATTGA
- a CDS encoding T9SS type A sorting domain-containing protein: protein MRYLYLLFLLGIIASPLSAQVVVEPITPFDFATNFRDVYVDDSGNGWAVGTCNVLARTTNNGQNWELLPSPEGLDFDLVACKPGTDCQTIFLGVDNLVLRSTNGGQSWSSTEITYTAGREFHFLGDDVIVLSHGDQGYWRSTDGGDTWTENLLDFYYRDRIHFPTATTGYLFQQGGPLLKTTDAGATWDSIYQFDVNAFYGTWLNENVGFMYDQNRRIFKSTNGGSNWMLVTDTGVPGNIRRMEALSETHLVAYVFPSNIFISMDGGVTWSNNENVGESLQNGQFGLRFEGIHRLGNRFWLASWGTEILYSEDALQTATSQFPAPRPSLEKITFPTNQVGYALQERFGMMKTTDGGNTWNPITTNFYTVSRDFLVLDEQTVIIPYNSSGPQITEDGGQTWSALFPQEIQDTVYVFSIEQLPGGRLYLFGSVHGAYSDDGGQSWEVVYHELNSFPRCMLFLDDQNGFVGFDGGRLAATTNGGESWTLVTNGEFTNQPISNLFALNSTTIMNTVSGSTRCSSDGGLTWSTDACGGVTAPGEIVVGPDGAYYSGELFPSQQDLLSNIQRSLDQGQTWEPVAGFCTYAIPGAVTPDNRYLYVYQTAGFLGRVDLDAIVSTETPRSAIETAKVYPNPTHGVLQVELPQQASRAQLNLYNLQGQLVKQQVANSNMETMDLSNLPAGMYLLRVQGEGWMQSARIMVSNR, encoded by the coding sequence ATGCGTTATCTTTACCTGCTATTCCTTTTGGGCATTATTGCCAGTCCGCTTTCGGCTCAGGTCGTTGTAGAGCCTATCACTCCTTTTGATTTTGCGACCAACTTCCGCGATGTTTACGTCGATGACAGTGGCAATGGCTGGGCTGTCGGAACTTGCAATGTGCTAGCTCGCACGACCAATAATGGCCAGAATTGGGAACTACTCCCTTCACCCGAAGGGCTGGACTTTGACCTAGTCGCCTGTAAACCCGGCACCGATTGTCAGACCATTTTTCTAGGGGTTGACAATCTGGTATTACGTAGTACCAATGGTGGCCAAAGCTGGTCTTCTACCGAGATCACTTACACTGCTGGCCGCGAATTTCATTTCCTCGGTGATGATGTTATCGTCCTCTCCCATGGCGATCAAGGCTATTGGCGGAGTACTGACGGTGGCGATACCTGGACAGAAAACCTCCTGGATTTTTACTACCGCGATCGCATACATTTTCCAACGGCCACCACAGGTTACCTCTTTCAACAAGGTGGCCCATTGCTAAAAACTACGGACGCTGGTGCTACCTGGGACTCGATCTACCAGTTTGATGTAAATGCCTTTTACGGTACCTGGCTAAATGAGAATGTTGGCTTCATGTACGATCAAAACCGCCGTATTTTTAAATCCACCAACGGTGGCAGCAACTGGATGCTGGTGACGGATACTGGTGTGCCGGGAAACATTCGCCGTATGGAAGCACTTTCCGAAACCCATCTGGTAGCTTACGTTTTCCCTAGTAATATTTTTATTTCTATGGATGGAGGGGTGACCTGGTCGAACAATGAAAATGTCGGAGAAAGTCTCCAAAATGGCCAGTTTGGCCTCCGTTTTGAAGGAATACATCGCTTGGGCAACCGCTTTTGGCTGGCCAGTTGGGGAACCGAAATCCTGTATTCTGAAGATGCTTTGCAGACGGCTACCAGTCAGTTTCCTGCCCCACGACCCAGCCTCGAAAAAATAACTTTTCCTACCAACCAGGTTGGCTACGCTTTACAGGAGCGATTTGGTATGATGAAAACCACCGATGGTGGGAATACCTGGAATCCAATTACGACGAACTTCTACACCGTCAGCCGCGATTTTCTGGTGTTAGACGAGCAGACGGTAATCATTCCCTACAACAGCTCAGGTCCCCAAATTACAGAGGATGGCGGGCAGACGTGGTCGGCGCTTTTCCCCCAAGAAATCCAGGATACCGTTTACGTCTTCAGTATTGAGCAGTTGCCTGGTGGACGGCTTTACCTGTTTGGTTCTGTCCATGGTGCTTATTCCGACGATGGTGGGCAGAGCTGGGAGGTTGTGTATCACGAGCTCAATAGTTTTCCTCGTTGTATGCTGTTCCTGGATGATCAAAACGGCTTTGTAGGCTTTGATGGCGGGCGGCTTGCCGCTACTACCAACGGTGGTGAAAGCTGGACGCTGGTCACCAACGGGGAGTTCACAAACCAGCCCATTTCCAACTTGTTCGCCTTGAACAGTACCACGATTATGAATACCGTCAGCGGCTCAACACGCTGCTCTTCCGATGGTGGACTCACCTGGAGCACCGATGCCTGTGGTGGCGTAACTGCCCCGGGAGAAATAGTCGTAGGTCCCGATGGTGCCTATTATTCTGGTGAGCTTTTCCCGTCACAGCAAGACTTACTGTCAAACATCCAACGCTCTTTGGACCAGGGCCAGACCTGGGAACCCGTTGCCGGATTTTGTACCTATGCCATCCCTGGTGCCGTAACGCCTGATAATCGTTACCTCTACGTTTACCAAACGGCAGGCTTCCTCGGGCGCGTAGATTTAGACGCCATCGTAAGCACCGAAACACCACGCTCAGCTATTGAAACGGCTAAGGTTTATCCCAATCCTACGCATGGAGTGCTACAGGTAGAATTGCCCCAGCAGGCAAGCAGGGCGCAACTGAACCTTTACAATCTACAAGGTCAATTGGTCAAGCAGCAAGTCGCCAATTCCAATATGGAGACGATGGATTTATCCAATTTACCCGCAGGTATGTACTTGCTCCGTGTGCAAGGTGAAGGCTGGATGCAGAGCGCTCGCATCATGGTAAGCAATCGCTAG
- a CDS encoding serpin family protein, with amino-acid sequence MTRNFLWKALPIALQPAIEAVENGVVSLYSYTTILRMMALDNPDFSEILEREGVSLTEPPAHDQLLSVNSCWFQQGEVVPTAATLAGLKAFGVQPVEVNFREGTSAAKAINEATDQGTQGRIPEMLPAETLAEELRETIALYLNTLCYTGAWQTPFDPERTQYGNFYTPQGTVTPEFMVSQEKFNTVNGYEDLCSATVGNVMKDGQTLFCAMMPHEHISMSQLLERLAQGGITSWGGAEFELHLPKFTIAGATNLSAWFPALLPTSMPGLGWYGTPVSVLQKASLKIDEQGVEAAAATMAVMSRTIPQMVVFDRPFLVLILNGQDDPIFAAVVNNPVG; translated from the coding sequence ATGACTCGAAATTTCCTTTGGAAAGCCCTGCCCATCGCTTTGCAACCCGCAATAGAAGCCGTCGAAAACGGGGTGGTCAGCCTCTATTCTTACACGACCATCTTGCGGATGATGGCCTTGGATAATCCCGATTTCTCGGAAATCCTGGAACGCGAGGGTGTATCTTTGACAGAACCGCCAGCGCACGATCAGTTGCTGTCGGTCAATTCCTGTTGGTTTCAACAAGGAGAGGTAGTGCCTACGGCGGCTACGCTTGCAGGTCTGAAAGCCTTTGGTGTACAACCTGTAGAAGTCAATTTTCGGGAGGGTACCTCAGCTGCAAAGGCCATCAACGAGGCCACTGACCAAGGTACCCAGGGGCGGATTCCTGAGATGCTGCCAGCAGAAACCCTAGCCGAAGAGTTGCGAGAAACGATTGCGCTTTATCTCAATACGCTTTGCTACACCGGAGCCTGGCAAACGCCCTTTGATCCAGAGAGAACACAGTACGGAAACTTCTATACACCACAAGGTACCGTAACGCCGGAGTTCATGGTCTCTCAAGAAAAATTCAATACCGTCAATGGCTACGAAGACCTTTGCTCGGCTACGGTAGGCAACGTAATGAAGGATGGCCAAACCCTGTTTTGCGCCATGATGCCGCACGAGCATATCTCCATGTCGCAATTGCTCGAACGTCTCGCTCAAGGAGGGATCACCAGCTGGGGAGGGGCCGAATTTGAGCTCCATTTACCCAAATTCACCATCGCTGGAGCTACAAATCTATCCGCTTGGTTTCCTGCACTATTACCGACTTCTATGCCAGGCTTGGGCTGGTATGGTACTCCCGTAAGTGTTTTACAAAAAGCCAGTTTGAAAATTGATGAACAGGGCGTAGAAGCCGCAGCGGCTACTATGGCGGTAATGTCCAGGACTATTCCTCAGATGGTTGTTTTCGATCGTCCCTTTCTGGTGCTGATCCTCAATGGACAAGATGATCCCATCTTTGCGGCGGTGGTAAATAATCCAGTGGGATAG
- a CDS encoding OmpA family protein — protein MRQYLLPFLLLFTIFGNLSAQENNYPANESQHFSVYFERASADLDATAQAQLQTLIDQLQSMGDYRLELAAHTDSRGTSRYNDRLAQDRAQSVTNFLQQQDITTDGMRTLALGERQAGNDRHSEELQRDNRRVDVIVSGWYWQGISSLRDSLAQPLAQKYTIDTDQDQLIEGQKGGRFYLPANSFVNAAGEDVIGQVEVELTECYTLGDMISMGLTTTAQDRILESGGMLQINAYQNGERLQLKPGSSIASSVPTPEFRQDMSLFYGQAHGEENADIDWANSEAPIQNRLPHLTFAPRPIAPSWQDFAFNYLKQSDDKADPRLPKAPNGTKPVRPREPDYDNIAYYPRGLEKIFMGKTTQDERTAEKREERRISYEEAIKNYEERLANYHQSLVKYDLAMEEYEEMRRNEIDENGFITTGPVYEYMKARADSAFAIAQRKYTRDSTGYEGYRRRKLEAYERQMEALGQVDASVVSTYFFNINQMGWANIDRFLKTVPTTPLAVRENATETDAKAMVFLMIPERNIILRMPYQNQEGFVLSRVPVGETAKIMAIKVQDKKAYLSSQEVIITDDLLITLDYRPGRLRDIRAELAGI, from the coding sequence ATGCGCCAATACCTCTTACCTTTTTTATTGCTTTTTACCATTTTTGGTAACCTGTCAGCACAGGAAAACAACTATCCAGCCAACGAATCCCAACACTTTTCGGTCTATTTTGAGAGAGCCAGCGCTGATCTTGATGCGACTGCTCAAGCACAACTTCAAACACTTATCGACCAACTGCAAAGCATGGGCGATTATCGTCTCGAACTTGCAGCCCATACCGATAGCCGAGGCACGAGCCGCTACAACGACCGCCTGGCACAAGACCGTGCCCAATCCGTCACCAACTTCCTTCAACAACAGGATATCACCACCGATGGTATGCGCACCCTGGCCCTGGGTGAGCGGCAAGCTGGCAATGATCGCCACTCCGAAGAACTACAGCGCGATAACCGCCGGGTAGATGTCATCGTCAGTGGTTGGTACTGGCAAGGGATTAGCAGCTTACGGGATAGCCTGGCACAGCCACTCGCCCAAAAGTACACCATTGATACCGATCAAGACCAATTGATCGAAGGCCAAAAAGGAGGACGGTTTTACCTCCCCGCCAATAGCTTCGTCAATGCTGCTGGTGAAGACGTCATTGGCCAGGTAGAGGTAGAACTCACCGAATGCTACACGCTCGGCGATATGATCAGCATGGGGCTGACCACCACCGCCCAAGACCGTATCCTGGAATCAGGAGGAATGCTGCAAATCAATGCCTATCAAAACGGAGAACGCCTGCAACTCAAACCTGGCAGCTCGATTGCATCTTCCGTACCGACTCCCGAGTTTCGCCAGGATATGTCGCTCTTTTACGGACAAGCACACGGCGAAGAAAACGCCGATATCGACTGGGCCAATTCCGAAGCTCCCATACAAAACCGCTTGCCTCATCTGACCTTTGCTCCCCGGCCAATCGCTCCGTCATGGCAAGATTTTGCCTTTAACTATCTCAAGCAATCGGACGACAAAGCAGACCCCCGGCTTCCCAAAGCACCCAATGGTACAAAACCCGTCCGCCCACGTGAACCTGACTACGACAACATCGCTTACTACCCACGTGGTCTGGAAAAAATCTTTATGGGCAAAACTACCCAAGACGAGCGCACCGCCGAAAAAAGGGAAGAACGCCGCATCAGCTACGAAGAAGCCATCAAAAACTACGAGGAAAGGCTTGCCAATTACCACCAGTCCTTAGTAAAATACGACCTGGCGATGGAGGAATACGAAGAGATGCGCAGGAACGAAATAGACGAGAACGGCTTCATCACCACTGGCCCCGTATACGAATACATGAAAGCCAGAGCCGATTCGGCCTTTGCGATAGCCCAACGCAAATACACACGCGACAGCACGGGCTACGAAGGTTACCGCCGCCGGAAACTGGAGGCTTACGAACGCCAAATGGAGGCCCTGGGACAGGTAGACGCCAGCGTAGTGAGCACCTATTTCTTCAATATCAACCAGATGGGTTGGGCCAATATTGACCGGTTTCTGAAGACGGTACCCACTACGCCATTGGCTGTACGTGAAAACGCTACCGAGACGGATGCCAAAGCCATGGTCTTCCTCATGATTCCCGAGCGCAACATCATCCTGCGGATGCCTTATCAAAATCAGGAAGGTTTTGTCCTTTCGCGGGTACCCGTAGGGGAAACGGCCAAAATCATGGCCATCAAAGTACAGGACAAGAAGGCTTATCTCTCTAGCCAGGAAGTCATCATCACCGACGACCTCTTGATCACGTTGGATTATCGCCCAGGTCGTCTGCGGGATATTCGTGCGGAGTTGGCGGGGATTTAG
- a CDS encoding DUF1295 domain-containing protein, translated as MLSNPLVLSFIISMTINVIVFIIAYKYQTDKLTDLTYSFTFLLITIAFFFFAGTVDHIYRVLIALMPSLWSIRLGSYLFTRVLTKGKDHRFDEMRPVWWRFGSFWVIQGVSIWVILLPVVIALTATQAQVEEASLSVSLPIGAAIFLFGLLVETVADAQKFKFRTTAGNEGKFMEEGLFSIVRFPNYTGEILVWLGIFIACTPVLTGVEWLAMISPVWITSLLLGLSGIPLLEKSNEEKYGHLPAFQQYRASTAKLIPGVY; from the coding sequence ATGCTATCCAACCCCTTGGTCCTAAGTTTTATCATCTCAATGACTATCAATGTGATAGTGTTTATCATCGCCTATAAGTACCAAACGGATAAGCTTACAGACCTGACCTATTCCTTTACTTTTTTGTTGATTACCATTGCGTTTTTCTTTTTTGCAGGAACCGTTGATCATATTTACCGTGTACTGATTGCGCTAATGCCCAGCCTCTGGTCGATCCGATTAGGAAGCTACCTTTTTACCAGAGTTTTAACCAAAGGAAAAGACCACCGTTTCGACGAAATGCGCCCGGTATGGTGGCGCTTTGGTAGCTTCTGGGTGATTCAAGGCGTAAGTATTTGGGTGATTCTACTACCGGTAGTCATTGCACTCACCGCCACCCAGGCGCAAGTAGAGGAAGCTTCACTCTCCGTAAGTTTGCCCATTGGAGCAGCCATTTTTCTTTTTGGCTTACTGGTGGAGACGGTTGCTGATGCTCAAAAATTCAAGTTCAGAACCACTGCTGGCAACGAAGGTAAATTCATGGAAGAAGGCCTCTTTAGTATTGTACGTTTTCCCAATTATACGGGAGAAATTTTAGTTTGGCTAGGCATTTTTATCGCTTGTACCCCCGTATTAACCGGAGTGGAATGGTTGGCCATGATTAGCCCCGTTTGGATCACCAGCCTCCTCCTTGGCTTGAGTGGCATCCCGCTGTTAGAAAAATCCAATGAGGAGAAATACGGCCACCTGCCTGCCTTCCAACAGTATAGGGCGAGTACCGCGAAGCTCATTCCTGGCGTCTACTAG
- a CDS encoding ABC-F family ATP-binding cassette domain-containing protein, which translates to MITVSDLALQYGKRVLFKDVDIKFNQGNCYGVIGANGAGKSTFLKILSGEIDPNHGHIIFEPGNRMAVLKQDHFAYENEQVLNVVIMGHQEMYDIMQEKDAIYMNPDATEAEGMRAAELENRFGEMGGWNAESDAAELLSNMGIKEELHYQNMSDLSGAEKVKVLLAQALFGNPDMLLLDEPTNDLDANTITWLADFLADFKNMVIVVSHDRYFLDMVCTHIVDIDYQKVNIYTGNYTFWYESSKLKAAQIANKNKKTETKRQEMMEFIQRFSANASKSRQATSRKKALEKLNMEEIKPSSRKYPFISFQPEREPGDQILRVEALSKKDENGDLLFSNVSFTINHGEKIALLGESTALTALYEILAGELKQDSGIIEYGQTITTAYVPNENQRYFAGDQDLDLINWLRQYSENKEEQFIRGFLGRMLFSGEEVYKKSSVLSGGEKVRCMMSKAMLAHPNFVLLDEPTNHLDLESITALNEAMRDFKGNMIFTSHDHQLTQTVANRIIEITPYGIIDSLMDFDDYLKSENAREQREKLMSKAMA; encoded by the coding sequence ATGATCACAGTTAGCGATTTGGCGCTCCAGTACGGTAAGCGTGTTTTATTCAAGGATGTAGACATTAAATTCAACCAAGGCAATTGCTACGGTGTCATCGGTGCCAATGGTGCTGGGAAGTCTACTTTTTTGAAGATTCTCTCCGGTGAAATTGACCCCAATCATGGGCATATCATTTTTGAGCCTGGCAACCGGATGGCCGTACTGAAGCAGGACCACTTTGCTTACGAAAACGAGCAGGTACTTAATGTCGTCATCATGGGGCACCAAGAGATGTACGACATCATGCAGGAGAAGGACGCCATTTATATGAACCCCGATGCTACTGAAGCCGAGGGCATGCGAGCAGCCGAACTAGAGAACCGCTTTGGAGAAATGGGTGGCTGGAACGCAGAAAGTGACGCAGCCGAACTCCTTAGCAACATGGGCATTAAGGAAGAGCTGCACTACCAGAACATGTCAGACCTGAGTGGGGCAGAAAAAGTAAAGGTACTACTGGCACAAGCCTTGTTTGGCAACCCGGATATGCTCCTCCTCGATGAGCCTACCAACGACCTCGACGCTAATACCATCACCTGGCTGGCCGACTTCCTCGCTGATTTCAAGAACATGGTGATCGTCGTATCGCACGACCGTTACTTCCTGGATATGGTGTGTACCCACATCGTAGATATCGATTACCAAAAAGTCAATATTTACACTGGTAACTATACCTTCTGGTACGAATCTAGTAAGCTAAAGGCTGCCCAGATTGCCAATAAGAACAAGAAGACCGAGACCAAGCGTCAGGAGATGATGGAATTTATCCAGCGTTTCTCCGCCAACGCGTCCAAGTCTCGCCAGGCTACTTCTCGTAAGAAAGCCTTGGAAAAGCTCAATATGGAGGAAATCAAGCCCTCCAGCCGCAAGTATCCGTTCATCAGCTTCCAGCCCGAGCGCGAGCCCGGTGACCAAATTTTGCGGGTCGAAGCGCTGAGCAAAAAAGACGAAAACGGAGATTTGCTTTTCAGCAATGTTTCCTTCACGATCAATCACGGCGAGAAGATTGCCTTGTTAGGGGAAAGTACGGCCCTCACCGCTTTGTACGAAATTCTGGCGGGTGAACTCAAGCAGGATAGTGGCATCATCGAGTATGGACAAACCATCACTACGGCTTACGTGCCCAACGAAAATCAGCGTTACTTTGCCGGCGACCAGGATCTTGACCTGATCAACTGGCTACGCCAGTACTCCGAAAACAAAGAGGAGCAATTTATCCGTGGCTTCCTTGGCCGGATGTTGTTCTCTGGCGAAGAAGTGTACAAAAAATCCAGCGTATTGTCCGGAGGAGAAAAGGTACGTTGCATGATGTCGAAGGCCATGTTGGCTCACCCCAACTTCGTCCTCCTCGACGAACCGACCAACCACCTTGACCTGGAGTCGATCACCGCCCTCAACGAAGCCATGCGCGACTTCAAAGGCAACATGATCTTCACCTCACATGATCATCAACTGACGCAAACCGTCGCCAACCGCATCATCGAAATCACCCCTTACGGCATCATCGACAGCCTCATGGATTTTGATGATTACCTCAAGTCAGAAAATGCCCGGGAGCAGCGCGAGAAGCTGATGAGCAAGGCGATGGCATAG
- a CDS encoding HNH endonuclease: MDDQHCPICQRPLGNSKRVSKHHLIPKSRGGKHTDTILIHNICHQKIHSVFTEKELRDEFHTAEKLREHEEMRKFIHWVAKKDINFYQTNKKLKR; encoded by the coding sequence ATGGACGACCAACATTGCCCGATCTGCCAACGACCACTAGGAAATAGCAAACGCGTTTCCAAACATCATCTTATCCCGAAATCCAGAGGCGGGAAGCATACCGATACGATTCTGATCCACAATATCTGTCACCAAAAGATCCACTCTGTTTTCACGGAAAAAGAGCTCAGGGATGAATTCCATACCGCAGAAAAACTGAGGGAACACGAAGAAATGCGTAAATTCATACACTGGGTCGCCAAAAAGGACATCAACTTCTACCAGACGAACAAAAAATTGAAGAGGTAA
- a CDS encoding PadR family transcriptional regulator, protein MSENETRLGEFEEVILLLVGILGEDAYALKIADEFEVQTKKSASIGAVHATLSRMADKGFLKSKMGEPTAQRGGRRKRIYEITAAGETALKKARDLRLSLWDQYPGFSLSFNF, encoded by the coding sequence ATGAGTGAGAACGAAACCAGACTCGGCGAATTCGAAGAAGTAATTCTATTACTGGTGGGCATTCTGGGAGAGGATGCCTACGCGTTGAAAATTGCTGATGAATTTGAGGTGCAAACTAAAAAATCGGCCTCCATCGGTGCGGTACACGCTACCCTGAGCAGGATGGCTGACAAGGGGTTCCTGAAATCAAAAATGGGAGAACCGACGGCCCAGCGCGGAGGTCGCCGCAAGCGTATCTACGAAATTACTGCTGCGGGGGAAACGGCCCTGAAAAAGGCACGCGACCTTCGTTTGTCGCTATGGGACCAGTATCCTGGCTTTTCTTTGAGCTTCAACTTCTAA
- a CDS encoding NAD(P)-dependent alcohol dehydrogenase, with amino-acid sequence MNTRKMKAIVATKYGGPEVLELQEVAMPSPKANEILVRIDASVVTTAGTMMRTGIPYIGRLFMGFSKPKYPVTGTGFAGEIIDAGKDVTKFLVGEYVFGESIFGAGTNAEYLCIAEDGIIATLPENVSTAAAAPICDGALTSLNLLREVAGIQSGQKVLIIGASGSLGTAAVQLAKYLGAEVTGVCSTANLELVKSLGADEVIDYTTTDFTKNGKTYDIIYDTIGKSSFGKTKGSLTPNGTYLSPVLGLSLLFQMLRTSMFGKKKAKFDATGMKPVPELRKMLLELREILAAGKLKTVIDRKYPLAEVPDAHRYIDKGHKKGNVVITMA; translated from the coding sequence ATGAACACAAGGAAAATGAAAGCCATCGTCGCCACCAAATACGGTGGACCAGAAGTCTTGGAACTACAAGAGGTAGCTATGCCAAGCCCTAAAGCCAACGAAATATTGGTGCGTATTGATGCTTCGGTAGTCACCACTGCGGGAACGATGATGCGCACTGGCATCCCTTATATTGGGCGATTGTTTATGGGCTTTAGCAAGCCAAAATATCCGGTGACAGGAACAGGCTTCGCTGGTGAAATCATTGATGCAGGCAAAGACGTTACCAAGTTTCTTGTCGGAGAATACGTCTTCGGAGAGTCGATTTTTGGAGCAGGGACCAATGCCGAGTATTTGTGTATAGCCGAGGATGGTATTATCGCTACGCTTCCGGAGAACGTAAGCACGGCCGCCGCCGCACCGATTTGTGATGGCGCCCTGACGTCCCTGAACTTACTGCGCGAAGTAGCCGGTATCCAATCAGGGCAGAAGGTCTTGATCATTGGTGCTTCCGGAAGCTTGGGAACTGCGGCAGTGCAATTGGCCAAGTACCTCGGTGCTGAAGTGACCGGTGTTTGTAGTACCGCTAACCTGGAACTAGTGAAGTCATTAGGCGCTGACGAGGTGATTGATTATACAACCACCGATTTTACCAAAAACGGAAAAACCTACGACATCATTTACGATACCATAGGGAAGAGCAGTTTTGGTAAGACAAAAGGATCACTTACACCCAACGGTACCTACCTCTCGCCGGTGCTTGGCCTGTCTTTGCTTTTTCAAATGCTCAGAACATCCATGTTTGGGAAGAAAAAAGCTAAATTCGACGCTACCGGTATGAAACCCGTACCCGAATTGAGAAAGATGTTGCTTGAGTTGCGTGAAATTCTTGCTGCCGGAAAGCTGAAAACGGTGATTGACCGAAAGTACCCTTTAGCAGAAGTGCCTGATGCACACCGCTATATTGATAAGGGCCACAAGAAAGGGAATGTAGTGATTACGATGGCTTAA
- a CDS encoding DUF1330 domain-containing protein codes for MSAQTYLDATQEAARAFYQQYHGQGEIVMLNLLKFREVADYSANPELAPLEAISGKEAYQRYMKHTSPFLQEAGGELLYVGEGGSFLIGPEGEGWDMVLLVKHRSAEVFISFARNEGYLKGIGHRTAALADSRLLPMK; via the coding sequence ATGTCAGCACAAACCTATCTCGATGCCACCCAGGAGGCAGCACGAGCCTTTTACCAGCAATACCATGGTCAGGGAGAAATCGTCATGCTCAATCTACTGAAATTTCGCGAGGTGGCGGATTATTCGGCGAACCCTGAATTGGCACCTCTTGAGGCTATTTCAGGCAAGGAAGCCTACCAACGCTATATGAAACACACAAGCCCCTTTTTGCAGGAGGCTGGTGGGGAATTGCTGTACGTTGGTGAAGGCGGTTCCTTCCTGATTGGTCCTGAGGGAGAAGGTTGGGACATGGTATTGCTCGTCAAACACCGTAGCGCAGAAGTCTTCATTAGCTTTGCGCGTAACGAAGGCTACCTCAAAGGCATCGGTCACCGGACAGCAGCGCTGGCAGATTCGCGCTTGTTGCCGATGAAATAG
- a CDS encoding DUF2334 domain-containing protein gives MMLPEKKRMRSFFSIFFVVFILLLNGCSTTKNRPAGSTRPMVILKLDDLWFEDGLVHPGWIQVVDFLNSMKVKGTIGIVGNSLEEGDSTYFNWIKQRHEEGYEIWHHGFCHCRHQEEEVEIREYRGENLAAQTESLLNTQQLAQEKLGITLRSFGAPYNSTDQHTASALAEIPDLKVWMYKETDCSTDKFLLPRIAEVNIEYPVHQPDFEQFKQGYEQFKNEPVLVIQGHPRSWVEDESRFEAFKRIILFLVEEKVTFVTPYGYYLRE, from the coding sequence ATGATGCTGCCTGAAAAAAAACGGATGCGTTCCTTCTTTTCGATTTTTTTTGTGGTATTCATCCTGCTACTGAATGGTTGTAGTACCACCAAAAACAGGCCTGCAGGCTCTACGAGGCCAATGGTTATTTTAAAACTGGATGACCTCTGGTTTGAAGACGGGTTGGTACACCCCGGTTGGATACAAGTGGTGGATTTCCTGAATAGCATGAAGGTAAAAGGAACCATAGGCATTGTTGGTAATTCATTGGAGGAGGGAGACTCCACCTATTTTAACTGGATCAAACAACGCCACGAGGAAGGTTACGAAATCTGGCACCACGGTTTTTGCCATTGCCGTCATCAAGAAGAGGAGGTAGAGATCAGGGAATACCGGGGCGAAAACCTGGCTGCACAAACGGAAAGCTTGCTAAATACCCAGCAGCTTGCCCAGGAAAAATTAGGTATCACACTTCGCTCCTTCGGTGCGCCTTACAATTCTACCGACCAACACACCGCTAGCGCGCTGGCTGAAATCCCGGATTTGAAAGTTTGGATGTACAAGGAAACAGATTGCTCGACTGACAAATTTCTGCTGCCACGAATTGCGGAAGTTAATATCGAATACCCTGTGCACCAGCCCGATTTTGAACAGTTCAAACAGGGTTACGAACAGTTCAAAAACGAACCGGTGCTGGTCATCCAGGGACATCCCCGCAGCTGGGTGGAAGATGAAAGCCGCTTTGAGGCGTTTAAAAGAATTATCCTTTTTCTCGTCGAGGAGAAGGTGACGTTTGTGACGCCTTATGGGTATTATTTGAGGGAGTAA